The proteins below are encoded in one region of Thioalbus denitrificans:
- a CDS encoding EAL domain-containing protein, with amino-acid sequence MWACLRRQLLLFYLPFAAAIIFGGYTAYSALTEPELTQLEVSQNQAVERQRALTGETLETVISDLRFLTDLYLASLPESPVQFPSAAVAETFRLFSLRRNIYDQIRFLDAGGMERLRVNLGNGNPGIVPPEALQPKAQRYYFDAAMALGRGQIYISPFDLNIEHGRLEQPPKPMLRFAAPLFDASGQRLGVVVLNFLGNRLFDVLEPHNGTQGRFMLLNAEGYWLHGGPPGADWAFMYDDRRQLSFARLHPEAWARLQESGNGQFRGDGSLYTFTTLTLSRDSGPGGIPGGRIVSGDSHWKLVRELPLAAVEARHRAIAAWLLPLAGLLLLGTLSVMLLLARNQARQAATEQHLERQRELADVTLQSIGDGVIATDLDGRVQRMNPAAERLTGWRAGEALGLPLEEVFRARNSHTREPLGNPARIAIRERSLVPLARDTVLQHRDGQERLILDSAAPIRNSSGAIVGGVVVFRDVTDARELANRLSWESSHDPLTGLINRREFESHLERALAGAHAHNLVHALLYIDLDQFKIVNDTCGHQAGDELLLQLAARLQHLLDNNGLLSRLGGDEFGVLLEGCSEERALRMAEQIQENVSQLQFNWEERTFRIACSTGLAAIDAETVSPQSALSRADIACNMAKDAGRNRIHVYREGDARVVRHQAEMDWYARIQQALEQEELRLYVQPIVPLRKAGVNPLRLRYEVLLRLREADGRITPAGAFIGAVERYSLMPALDRWVVRSTLDWLARHYAHRPEELPQLSINISGSSLADESFLAYVQNQFWRSPASPSAVCFEITETAAIANLNQAVRFIDEMKKLGCRFALDDFGSGLSSFAYLKNLPVDYLKIDGSFVHVLTEDPVAETLVDAFNRIGHAMGLETVAEYVDNEATRERLAALGVDYAQGHGVGFARDIDSLLEDAAEPALG; translated from the coding sequence ATGTGGGCCTGCCTCAGACGCCAGCTCCTGCTCTTCTACCTGCCCTTCGCAGCGGCGATCATCTTCGGTGGCTACACCGCCTACAGCGCACTGACCGAGCCTGAACTCACCCAGCTCGAGGTCAGCCAGAACCAGGCCGTGGAACGCCAGCGGGCGTTGACCGGCGAGACGCTCGAAACGGTCATATCCGACCTCCGCTTCCTCACCGATCTCTACCTCGCCTCGCTCCCGGAGTCGCCGGTGCAGTTCCCGTCCGCGGCGGTGGCCGAGACGTTCCGGCTCTTCTCCCTGCGCCGCAACATCTACGACCAGATCCGCTTCCTGGATGCCGGGGGCATGGAGCGGCTGCGCGTCAACCTGGGTAACGGCAATCCCGGGATTGTTCCTCCCGAGGCGCTCCAGCCCAAGGCGCAGCGCTACTACTTCGACGCCGCCATGGCGCTGGGGCGCGGGCAGATCTACATCTCCCCCTTCGATCTCAATATCGAGCACGGCCGCCTCGAGCAGCCCCCCAAGCCGATGCTGCGCTTTGCCGCCCCCCTGTTCGATGCCTCCGGGCAGCGCCTGGGTGTGGTCGTGCTCAACTTCCTCGGCAACCGGCTGTTCGACGTGCTCGAACCCCACAACGGGACCCAGGGCCGGTTCATGCTGCTCAACGCCGAGGGGTACTGGCTCCACGGTGGACCTCCCGGCGCCGACTGGGCCTTCATGTACGACGATCGGCGCCAGCTCAGTTTCGCCCGCCTGCACCCGGAGGCATGGGCCCGGCTGCAGGAGAGCGGAAACGGCCAGTTCCGCGGCGACGGGAGCCTCTACACCTTCACCACCCTGACCCTGTCCCGGGATTCGGGCCCCGGCGGCATCCCGGGCGGCCGCATCGTCAGCGGCGACAGCCACTGGAAGCTGGTGCGGGAGCTGCCCCTGGCCGCAGTGGAGGCACGCCACCGGGCGATCGCGGCCTGGCTGCTGCCGCTCGCCGGCCTGCTGCTGCTGGGAACGCTGTCGGTCATGCTCCTGCTGGCGCGCAACCAGGCCCGGCAGGCGGCGACCGAGCAGCACCTGGAGCGGCAGCGTGAGCTGGCCGATGTGACCCTGCAGTCCATCGGCGACGGCGTCATTGCCACCGATCTCGACGGGCGCGTGCAGCGCATGAACCCGGCGGCGGAGCGACTCACCGGCTGGCGCGCGGGCGAGGCCCTGGGGCTGCCCCTGGAGGAGGTTTTCCGCGCCCGCAACAGCCACACCCGCGAGCCCCTGGGCAACCCGGCGCGGATCGCCATCCGGGAACGATCGCTGGTGCCGCTGGCGCGCGACACCGTGCTCCAGCATCGCGACGGCCAGGAACGGCTGATCCTCGACAGCGCAGCCCCCATCCGCAACAGCAGCGGCGCCATCGTGGGCGGCGTGGTGGTGTTCCGCGATGTGACCGACGCCCGCGAGCTCGCCAACCGCCTGTCCTGGGAATCCAGCCACGACCCCCTGACCGGGCTCATCAACCGGCGCGAATTCGAAAGCCACCTGGAACGGGCCCTGGCCGGGGCCCACGCCCATAACCTGGTGCACGCCCTGCTCTACATCGATCTCGACCAGTTCAAGATCGTCAACGACACCTGCGGGCACCAGGCCGGGGACGAGCTGCTGCTGCAGCTGGCCGCCCGACTGCAGCACCTGCTGGACAACAACGGGCTGCTCTCGCGCCTGGGCGGAGACGAGTTCGGCGTGCTGCTGGAAGGGTGCTCGGAGGAGCGGGCCCTGCGCATGGCCGAGCAGATCCAGGAGAACGTCTCCCAGCTCCAGTTCAACTGGGAGGAACGCACGTTCCGCATCGCCTGCAGCACCGGGCTGGCGGCCATCGATGCCGAGACCGTCAGCCCCCAGAGCGCGCTGAGCCGCGCCGACATCGCCTGCAACATGGCCAAGGACGCCGGCCGCAACCGCATCCACGTCTACCGCGAGGGCGATGCGCGGGTGGTCCGGCACCAGGCCGAGATGGACTGGTATGCGCGCATCCAGCAGGCCCTGGAGCAGGAGGAGCTGCGGCTCTACGTCCAGCCCATCGTGCCGTTGCGGAAAGCCGGCGTGAATCCCCTGCGGCTGCGCTACGAGGTGCTGTTGCGGCTGCGGGAGGCCGATGGGCGGATCACCCCGGCGGGGGCCTTCATCGGCGCCGTGGAACGCTACAGCCTGATGCCGGCGCTGGACCGCTGGGTGGTGCGCTCCACCCTGGACTGGCTGGCCCGTCACTATGCCCACCGGCCCGAGGAGCTGCCGCAGCTGTCCATCAACATCTCCGGCAGCTCGCTGGCCGACGAGTCGTTCCTGGCCTATGTCCAGAACCAGTTCTGGCGCAGCCCGGCGTCGCCGAGCGCCGTGTGCTTCGAGATCACCGAGACCGCGGCCATCGCCAACCTCAACCAGGCGGTGCGCTTCATCGACGAGATGAAGAAGCTGGGCTGCCGTTTCGCCCTCGACGACTTCGGCAGCGGGCTCTCCTCCTTCGCCTATCTCAAGAACCTGCCGGTGGACTACCTGAAGATCGACGGCAGCTTCGTCCACGTCCTCACCGAGGACCCGGTGGCCGAGACCCTGGTGGACGCCTTCAACCGCATCGGCCATGCCATGGGACTGGAGACGGTGGCGGAGTACGTGGACAACGAGGCGACCCGCGAGCGCCTCGCCGCGCTCGGGGTCGACTACGCCCAGGGCCACGGCGTGGGATTCGCCCGCGACATCGACAGCCTGCTGGAGGACGCGGCGGAGCCGGCCCTGGGTTGA
- a CDS encoding ArsR/SmtB family transcription factor, translating into MSDIPEIDQEDDPILTANALKAMAHPVRWRILCALGEQELTVQEILDRVGTTQSNISQHLEVLRSKHIVSSRKEGTRVYCRVRNKQLQLLIENMRDVLCVTNLEEQD; encoded by the coding sequence ATGTCAGACATACCTGAAATCGACCAGGAAGACGATCCGATCCTCACCGCCAACGCCCTCAAGGCCATGGCGCACCCAGTGCGATGGAGGATTCTCTGCGCCCTGGGGGAGCAGGAGCTCACCGTGCAGGAGATACTCGACCGGGTCGGCACCACCCAGAGCAACATCTCCCAGCACCTCGAGGTGCTGCGTTCCAAGCACATCGTCTCCTCCCGCAAGGAGGGAACCCGGGTATACTGCCGGGTACGCAACAAGCAGCTGCAGCTGCTGATCGAGAACATGCGTGATGTGCTGTGCGTCACCAATCTCGAGGAGCAGGACTGA
- a CDS encoding response regulator, whose product MATDTHSGGSERANFTLLVVDDNEHNRFALKTLIGKYLQVQVLEASSGMEALEIALQAPGIDLIILDVQMPEMDGFQTASMLKIRKKTRNIPIIFLTAAYKTPEFQQRGYEVGGVDYLLKPIDDNQLINKISTYIRLIEQERNMNRLLEEQVRQRTAELARANEYLSNLISYMGEALIVLDPKGIVQQVNPAACRMLDYPEAELLGRSVGDIFQEEDEEKAGAFMGTWLEALIRSGVIPNIEASFIRRDGTRVPVLFSRSAMHDTQGAIRAIICIAKDMSEYKRLQEALSAERS is encoded by the coding sequence ATGGCGACCGACACTCATTCCGGTGGCAGCGAACGGGCAAACTTCACCCTCCTGGTGGTGGATGACAACGAACACAACCGCTTCGCCCTGAAGACACTCATCGGCAAGTACCTCCAGGTGCAGGTGCTGGAGGCCAGCTCGGGGATGGAGGCGCTGGAGATCGCACTGCAGGCGCCGGGGATCGACCTCATCATCCTCGATGTGCAGATGCCCGAGATGGATGGCTTCCAGACCGCCTCGATGCTGAAGATCCGGAAGAAGACCCGCAACATCCCCATCATCTTCCTGACCGCCGCCTACAAGACCCCCGAGTTCCAGCAGCGCGGCTACGAGGTGGGCGGCGTCGACTACCTGCTCAAGCCCATCGACGACAACCAGCTCATCAACAAGATCTCCACCTATATCCGGCTCATCGAGCAGGAACGCAACATGAACCGGCTGCTCGAGGAGCAGGTGCGCCAGCGCACCGCCGAACTGGCCCGGGCCAACGAGTACCTGAGCAACCTCATCTCCTACATGGGCGAGGCGCTCATCGTGCTGGACCCGAAGGGGATCGTGCAGCAGGTGAATCCCGCCGCCTGCCGCATGCTGGACTACCCTGAGGCGGAGCTGCTGGGCCGCTCGGTGGGGGACATCTTCCAGGAGGAGGACGAGGAGAAGGCGGGCGCCTTCATGGGCACCTGGCTCGAGGCGCTGATCCGCAGCGGCGTCATCCCCAACATCGAGGCGAGCTTCATCCGCCGCGACGGCACCCGGGTGCCGGTGCTCTTCTCCCGCTCGGCCATGCACGACACCCAGGGCGCCATCCGGGCCATCATCTGCATCGCCAAGGACATGAGCGAATACAAGCGGCTGCAGGAGGCGCTGAGCGCCGAACGGAGTTGA